A genomic segment from Centroberyx gerrardi isolate f3 chromosome 22, fCenGer3.hap1.cur.20231027, whole genome shotgun sequence encodes:
- the dselb gene encoding dermatan-sulfate epimerase-like protein: protein MAIIWVVYSVFFLPLFAVGTAFSGVFNATDKDIFTDDLLQVKLTQEKATEQWKLKSADSHPNLYFNQVDVLHLRQRSSTTHSHIFKVIRAAVLTMLSNVPIYMPPAKHEEFTSKWNEIYGNNLPPLALYCLLCPEESGALQFLIKFMDRMADYPDWKVTSAPNDEVPMAHSLTGFATAYDFIYSYLDERRRDVYLKRIRSETEELYELSKYRGWGKQYLQNHQTTNILAILTGAIVVGTHDDPESMIWKQVSVNYMEKTMFLLNHVVDGSLDEGVAYGSYTAKSITQYVFLAQRHFNIDNMQNNWLRGHFWFYYATLLPGFQRTVGIADSNYNWFYGPESQLVFLDTFVMRNGTGNWLAQQIRKHRPKDGPMGQSSAQRWTTLHTEYIWYNAHLTPQPPHSFGKARMHIFSNWGVVTYGSGLPNGQGNTFVSFKSGKLGGRAVYDIVHDKPYSWVDGWNSFNPGHEHPDQNSFTFAPNGQVFVSEALYGPKYSYLNNVLVFSPSPTSQCNSPWEGQLGECAKWLRWTDEGVGDARGEVIVASSHRDTMFVSGEAVSAYSPAMRLKSVYRALVLLNSQTLLVLDHVEKWDDSPVNSLSAFFHNLDIDFKYVPFKFMDKYNGAMMDVWDAHYKMFWFDTQGHSPDTRIQEAEQAAEFKKRWTQYVNVTFPMTGTVSRVAYVLHGPYVKVSNCRFMDNSKNGVRLSLTINNTEKIVSVATNYKDIGARLSYLGFGGHSKVEDRHQITRYGLGTQLIPKQINNDNQLFDFGFTVNVIAGVVLCVAIGFLTMQRKFYVCFSRLMRYALLSVLILWIAELLFVSNSCDQLLCGVKWKGAGANSEVNKQIRLYEQHRLPLPTVVITTLPGSGSEILKHLFYNSSDFVYIRVPTEHVDIPETEFEFDSMVDACEWSRSDAVQGRFKIIQGWLHSLVHNTKLHLQNIQLVDGNRVKQPQRAGPSRDRKKRTRRREPASELKGKLRASLDRDVEYVREMRRHVAEYPNARVVLNMRSGSWALKLPFIQEAVGPSLRSIYLVRDPRAWIYLMVYNSKPSLYSLKNIPQHLSLIFKEDAVRDGCPTVAPEFRMIQRLLSRSESNPVLILAHLWLAHTAAVLRVSESLPAEAYLQVRFEDVVNFPQETAERIHTFLGVPVSPAALNQLIFTTSTNLYNLMYEGDISPANINIWRQNMPRKDIRLIEDTCGSVMKRLGYTRFAS from the coding sequence ATGGCAATTATTTGGGTTGTatattctgtgtttttcctACCACTGTTTGCAGTGGGAACTGCTTTTTCTGGGGTCTTTAATGCTACAgacaaagacatttttacagATGACTTGCTGCAGGTCAAGCTTACACAAGAGAAAGCAACTGAGCAGTGGAAACTCAAGTCCGCTGATTCCCATCCTAACCTATATTTTAACCAAGTGGATGTCCTGCACCTGAGGCAAAGGTCTTCTACCACCCACAGCCACATATTTAAAGTAATTCGTGCGGCTGTTCTCACCATGCTATCTAATGTACCTATTTACATGCCTCCTGCAAAACATGAGGAGTTTACAAGCAAGTGGAATGAGATTTATGGAAACAACTTGCCTCCCCTGGCTCTCTACTGCCTGTTGTGCCCAGAGGAGTCTGGTGCCCTGCAGTTTCTTATTAAGTTTATGGATAGGATGGCTGACTACCCAGACTGGAAGGTGACCAGTGCCCCTAATGATGAGGTGCCCATGGCACACTCTCTCACTGGGTTTGCTACTGCCTATGACTTTATTTACTCTTATCTGGATGAACGGCGACGGGACGTTTACCTCAAGAGAATTCGCTCTGAGACAGAGGAGCTGTATGAGCTGTCTAAGTACAGGGGGTGGGGGAAACAGTATCTCCAGAACCATCAGACCACTAACATATTAGCCATCTTGACTGGTGCGATAGTGGTTGGAACACATGATGATCCAGAGTCGATGATCTGGAAACAAGTGTCAGTGAACTACATGGAGAAAACCATGTTTCTCCTAAACCATGTTGTTGATGGGTCGCTGGATGAGGGAGTCGCCTATGGGAGCTACACAGCCAAGTCTATCACACAATATGTCTTCTTAGCTCAGCGCCATTTCAACATTGACAACATGCAGAACAACTGGCTGCGGGGGCACTTCTGGTTTTATTATGCCACTCTGTTGCCGGGGTTTCAGAGAACGGTTGGCATAGCAGATTCCAACTACAACTGGTTTTATGGGCCAGAGAGCCAACTTGTTTTCCTCGACACATTTGTTATGAGGAATGGAACGGGTAACTGGCTCGCTCAACAGATTAGAAAGCATCGACCCAAGGATGGCCCCATGGGCCAGTCCTCTGCCCAGCGCTGGACTACTCTTCATACAGAATACATCTGGTACAATGCCCACCTCACACCGCAGCCTCCCCACAGCTTTGGCAAAGCCAGGATGCATATTTTTTCAAACTGGGGTGTGGTTACCTATGGGTCAGGCCTGCCCAACGGCCAGGGTAATACATTTGTCTCCTTTAAGTCTGGCAAGCTGGGTGGCCGTGCTGTGTACGACATTGTCCATGACAAGCCTTACTCTTGGGTGGATGGCTGGAACAGCTTCAACCCAGGCCACGAGCACCCGGACCAGAACTCCTTCACGTTTGCTCCTAACGGACAAGTATTTGTGTCTGAAGCGCTATACGGTCCAAAGTACAGCTATCTTAACAATGTGTTGGTGTTCAGCCCCTCTCCCACCAGCCAGTGCAACAGTCCATGGGAGGGCCAGCTGGGGGAGTGTGCCAAGTGGCTGCGCTGGACTGATGAGGGGGTGGGCGATGCTAGAGGGGAGGTGATTGTTGCCTCCTCACACAGAGACACCATGTTTGTGAGCGGGGAAGCAGTGTCAGCTTACTCCCCCGCCATGAGACTGAAGAGCGTGTACAGAGCTCTGGTTCTGCTCAACTCACAGACTTTGCTGGTGCTTGACCATGTGGAGAAGTGGGATGACTCACCTGTGAACTCACTCAGTGCGTTCTTTCACAACCTCGACATTGACTTTAAGTATGTTCCGTTTAAATTCATGGACAAATATAATGGGGCGATGATGGATGTGTGGGATGCCCATTATAAAATGTTCTGGTTCGACACCCAGGGTCACAGCCCTGATACCAGGATACAGGAGGCAGAGCAGGCGGCTGAGTTTAAGAAGAGGTGGACACAGTATGTCAATGTCACTTTTCCAATGACAGGCACAGTCAGCAGAGTAGCTTATGTATTGCATGGACCATATGTCAAAGTGTCCAACTGTAGATTTATGGACAATAGCAAGAATGGAGTGAGGCTTTCTTTAACCATAAATAACACCGAAAAGATAGTTTCTGTTGCTACAAACTACAAAGACATAGGAGCTAGGTTAAGTTATTTAGGATTCGGAGGTCATTCTAAAGTGGAGGATAGACATCAAATCACTCGATACGGCCTTGGGACACAACTCATCCCCAAACAAATCAACAATGATAATCAGCTGTTTGATTTTGGATTTACAGTGAATGTGATAGCAGGTGTTGTTCTCTGTGTGGCTATAGGCTTTTTGACCATGCAGAGGAAGTTTTATGTCTGCTTCAGCAGACTGATGCGTTATGCTCTCCTGTCTGTGCTTATTCTGTGGATAGCTGAGCTGCTGTTTGTCTCTAACAGCTGTGATCAGCTTCTCTGTGGGGTAAAATGGAAAGGTGCGGGTGCCAACTctgaagtaaacaaacaaatcagaCTGTATGAGCAGCATCGGCTCCCCCTCCCCACCGTCGTCATAACAACCCTTCCTGGCTCGGGATCGGAAATACTCAAGCACCTTTTTTACAACAGCTCTGACTTTGTTTACATAAGAGTTCCCACGGAGCACGTGGACATTCCAGAGACAGAGTTCGAGTTTGACTCCATGGTGGACGCCTGCGAGTGGTCAAGGTCAGACGCTGTGCAGGGACGGTTTAAAATCATTCAGGGCTGGCTGCATTCGCTGGTCCACAACACCAAACTGCACTTGCAAAACATTCAGCTGGTGGACGGCAACAGGGTCAAACAGCCCCAGAGAGCCGGCCCCTCCAGGGACAGGAAGAAAAGGACCAGGCGGAGGGAGCCAGCATCTGAGCTGAAGGGCAAACTGAGAGCCAGTCTGGACAGAGACGTGGAATACGTTAGGGAGATGAGACGCCACGTCGCTGAATACCCTAACGCCCGCGTTGTGCTCAACATGAGGAGCGGGAGCTGGGCGCTCAAACTGCCCTTCATTCAGGAGGCTGTGGGCCCGTCCCTGAGGAGCATCTATTTGGTCAGAGACCCTCGAGCGTGGATTTATCTCATGGTGTATAACAGCAAGCCCAGCCTCTACTCCCTGAAGAACATCCCCCAGCACCTTTCCTTGATATTCAAGGAGGACGCTGTTAGGGATGGGTGCCCAACTGTGGCACCGGAGTTTAGAATGATCCAGAGGCTCCTGTCCCGTTCAGAGAGCAACCCTGTCCTCATACTGGCCCATCTGTGGCTGGCTCACACTGCAGCAGTGCTGAGGGTCAGTGAGAGCCTGCCAGCGGAGGCCTACCTCCAAGTGAGGTTTGAGGACGTGGTCAACTTCCCCCaggaaacagcagagaggatacacacattcCTGGGGGTTCCTGTCTCACCTGCAGCCCTCAACCAACTTATATTTACCACTTCTACAAACCTGTACAATCTAATGTATGAGGGAGACATTTCACCAGCCAACATTAACATATGGAGACAAAATATGCCTCGAAAGGACATCAGACTGATAGAGGACACGTGTGGGAGTGTGATGAAGAGGCTTGGTTACACCAGGTTTGCCAGTTAA